In the genome of Helicobacter sp. 11S03491-1, one region contains:
- a CDS encoding DUF2147 domain-containing protein, with the protein MKKLFIVLFCFIGFVGANDISGFYLTHGGKDKTQAIVEFFKYNNKYYAYGFANIDGSQPRKDIHNPNINLRNRLDKGVVFVFDLVKNGDNYKNGKIYNFDNGKTYYLKITPENNELQLRASIDKTGFMGENLIWKKLSENEVKKYLPQKPPLEEIIKNIPKD; encoded by the coding sequence ATGAAAAAATTATTCATTGTTTTGTTTTGTTTCATAGGATTTGTCGGAGCAAATGACATCAGTGGCTTTTATTTAACCCATGGGGGAAAAGACAAAACTCAAGCCATTGTGGAATTTTTCAAATATAATAATAAATATTATGCTTATGGTTTTGCAAATATTGATGGATCACAGCCAAGAAAAGATATTCACAATCCTAATATAAATCTTAGAAACAGGCTTGATAAGGGAGTGGTATTTGTTTTTGATCTCGTAAAAAATGGGGATAACTACAAAAATGGCAAAATCTATAACTTTGATAATGGTAAAACCTATTACCTCAAAATCACTCCTGAAAATAATGAACTCCAACTAAGAGCAAGTATTGATAAAACCGGCTTCATGGGAGAAAACCTTATATGGAAAAAACTTTCTGAAAATGAAGTAAAAAAATATTTACCTCAAAAGCCACCTCTTGAAGAAATCATCAAAAATATACCTAAAGATTAA
- the hypD gene encoding hydrogenase formation protein HypD, whose product MSDSLLIDSFRDKQAILALSAKISHIASKLNEKLYIMEVCGGHTHTLMKYGLSHLLPPNIEFVHGPGCPVCIMPKNRIDQAYDIACAENTILLTLGDMLKVPGSKGSLQDARSKGKNVGFIYSPLQALEVARQNPDKTVVYFAIGFETTTPMSAALLQQVQNLKIKNLFFHINHVLVPPPLEVILHSPDCKINALIAPSHVSVITGAKIYRPILEKYHIPIVVSGFEPVDMMESILHLVTQATQKTAKLEIQYSRIVNMEGNTKAQKMIEKFMTPRQNFEWRGLGNIPYSALKLKEEYAFLDAEVLFSKILRQTPIKDNKACRCGDILRGVAKPYDCKVFGKSCTPINPIGSCMVSSEGACAAYYKYGNIE is encoded by the coding sequence ATGAGTGATTCCTTATTGATAGACTCTTTTCGAGATAAGCAAGCTATTCTTGCTCTATCTGCAAAGATCTCTCATATCGCCTCTAAACTTAATGAAAAACTTTATATTATGGAAGTTTGTGGAGGACATACGCATACTTTAATGAAATATGGTTTATCTCATTTGTTACCTCCAAATATAGAGTTTGTCCATGGTCCGGGTTGTCCTGTATGTATTATGCCCAAAAATAGAATTGATCAAGCCTATGATATTGCTTGTGCTGAGAATACAATCTTGCTTACACTTGGGGATATGCTTAAAGTCCCGGGATCTAAAGGTAGCTTGCAAGATGCGCGTTCAAAGGGAAAAAATGTTGGTTTTATTTATTCACCTTTGCAAGCCTTAGAGGTTGCGCGTCAAAATCCTGATAAAACAGTTGTTTATTTTGCTATTGGATTTGAAACGACGACACCTATGAGCGCAGCATTATTGCAACAAGTACAAAATTTGAAAATCAAAAATCTTTTTTTTCACATCAACCATGTTTTGGTCCCTCCCCCTCTAGAGGTAATCCTTCATTCTCCTGATTGCAAAATCAATGCCCTCATAGCCCCTTCTCATGTAAGTGTTATCACAGGGGCAAAAATTTACCGGCCTATTTTGGAAAAATACCATATCCCTATTGTGGTCAGTGGCTTTGAGCCTGTGGACATGATGGAAAGTATCTTGCATCTGGTAACCCAAGCGACTCAAAAAACAGCTAAGCTTGAAATACAATATTCCCGCATTGTGAATATGGAGGGCAATACAAAAGCCCAAAAAATGATAGAAAAATTTATGACCCCAAGGCAAAACTTTGAATGGAGGGGATTAGGGAACATCCCTTATTCTGCGCTCAAACTCAAAGAAGAATATGCTTTCTTAGATGCAGAGGTTTTGTTTTCAAAAATTCTACGTCAAACCCCTATCAAAGATAATAAAGCTTGCAGATGCGGGGATATTCTCAGAGGAGTCGCCAAACCCTATGATTGCAAAGTCTTTGGCAAATCTTGCACCCCCATAAATCCTATAGGAAGTTGTATGGTAAGCTCAGAAGGGGCTTGCGCTGCGTATTATAAATATGGCAATATTGAATGA